A genomic region of Candidatus Omnitrophota bacterium contains the following coding sequences:
- a CDS encoding polysaccharide biosynthesis C-terminal domain-containing protein: protein ASVLVDTMLASLAFIVGEGGVAALYYASRLVQLPLGIFGISVAQAALPTLSQQASLQDMDSFKATLLSALRATLVITIPASVGLVLLGRPIVETLFQRGEFTAYSSEITSFALMFYAFGLWAFAWNKILVAAFHSMKDTRTPVKAGAAALGANIALNLILMWPLGIGGLALATACSSTLSCVLLMRWLGVRLQGLNFAQALRVPLMRVGAATLLMAVFCVATAEKPLFFSIGGSIVLYGVGCVLLNVEEVKVLTRKWRRT from the coding sequence AGGCCTCGGTCTTGGTGGACACCATGCTGGCCTCCCTGGCCTTTATTGTGGGCGAGGGCGGCGTGGCCGCGCTTTACTACGCGAGCCGTCTGGTGCAGCTTCCCCTGGGAATCTTCGGGATCTCTGTGGCCCAGGCTGCGCTTCCCACGCTTTCACAGCAGGCCTCCTTACAGGATATGGACTCTTTCAAGGCCACCCTGCTATCGGCTCTGCGCGCGACACTGGTGATTACGATTCCGGCGAGTGTGGGCCTTGTGCTCTTGGGCCGGCCGATTGTGGAAACCCTATTTCAGAGAGGGGAGTTTACTGCTTACTCCAGTGAAATTACGTCCTTTGCCTTGATGTTTTATGCTTTCGGGCTTTGGGCATTTGCGTGGAATAAGATATTGGTCGCTGCTTTTCACTCCATGAAAGATACCCGTACTCCGGTCAAAGCGGGCGCAGCGGCTCTGGGCGCGAATATTGCCCTGAATTTGATCTTGATGTGGCCTTTGGGAATCGGCGGATTGGCTTTGGCGACTGCTTGTTCCAGCACCTTGAGCTGTGTTCTTCTGATGCGCTGGCTGGGCGTCCGGCTCCAAGGCCTGAATTTTGCACAGGCCCTGCGTGTACCCCTGATGCGTGTCGGAGCGGCGACCTTATTGATGGCGGTCTTCTGTGTGGCCACAGCCGAAAAGCCCCTGTTCTTCTCGATCGGCGGTTCCATTGTTCTCTATGGAGTCGGCTGTGTCCTCTTGAATGTGGAGGAAGTAAAAGTCTTGACTCGGAAATGGCGCCGCACATGA